From Panicum hallii strain FIL2 chromosome 2, PHallii_v3.1, whole genome shotgun sequence, a single genomic window includes:
- the LOC112882847 gene encoding uncharacterized protein LOC112882847, with protein sequence MLMEEDIDDKFYQFPDHPALLNAQQPYAQILLSDESATNSNSNSSFRRDRCQLHPHPTPPHPPNPPGPTTQSSSPSCSAPRPTPTRCSEDLKNTIGKILGVAGVTLSNPRLMLPAVIFGLSDHFQNNISISEVYCGSWWGLDACSYG encoded by the exons ATGCTCATGGAGGAGGACATCGACGACAAGTTCTACCAGTTCCCCGACCACCCAGCGCTCCTCAACGCCCAGCAGCCCTACGCCCAGATCCTCCTCTCCGATGAATCCGCgaccaactccaactccaactccagctTCCGGCGGGACCGCTGCCAACTCCACCCTCATCCGACGCCCCCGCATCCGCCGAACCCGCCTGGCCCTACGACCCAATCGAGCTCTCCCAGCTGCTCCGCTCCCCGCCCTACCCCAACACG ATGTTCTGAAGATTTGAAGAATACAATAGGGAAGATATTGGGTGTGGCTGGAGTAACTCTTTCAAACCCAAGGCTTATGCTTCCTGCTGTGATTTTTGGACTGTCAGATCACTTTCAAAACAACATTTCCATTTCTGAG GTTTACTGTGGCTCTTGGTGGGGGCTTGATGCATGTTCTTATGGGTAG